The segment GGAAGATTATCAATTTCTAAACCCCATTTGATAACAGATATAATTAATGAGGATGGAATATAATCTGAGCTTAAAATATCTAGACAATCATTTTCTAAAAGTTCTTTAGCAGAGATATTGCCAGAGTGAGAACCTCCCCTAAGTAAATTAGGAGATCCCATCATGACTTTAATATTGTAATTTTTAGAAGTTTTGGCTGCTTCTAAAGTTGTTGGAAATTCAGCCAATTTTACTCCATATTTATTTGAGTTATGAACATCATTTTCAGTTGTATCGTCATGACTAGCCAAAATACAATCATATGAGGATTTAAATTCTAGAATTCTATCTATGTGTTTCTTGCTATTTTTTTTTTGAAGATTTATTAAGTGTTCAAAATGAATTTCCATTTCATTTTCTGTCATACCGTGTTTAATTGAAAGATATTCTTTATACTTATCTATAACTCTAAATTGCCTCTGACCTGGTGTATGATCCATTATACTAATTAGTTTTACATCGTGAGTTTCATTGTATTCGTCTAATTCATCAATCAAATTTTCCGAACAAGTTTCAGCTCTTAAATGTATTTTGTGATCAATCTTGAGAATATTATCTTTTTTAAAACTTGAAATTATATCTGAACAGTTTTTTGCATATTTTTTATATTTTCCTGTTTTTTCAATAGAACCAACTCTTAATGCATCAAAAACTGTAGTTATTCCTACAGATGCTAACTCTCTATCATGAGATAAAATTGCATTTTCTACTGGAAATGAAACTTTAGGTCTTGGTGTCATGTGTCTTTCAAGATTGTCGGTATGTAGTTCAACCAATCCTGGAGAGATGTAATCTTTTTCACAGTCAATTGAATTTTTGTTATTACTTAATCCACTACTTATATCGACAATCTTATTATTTTTAATTCTTATATGGCCATGAATAATCTCATCCTTTTTAATTATCATGGCGTTATTTAAAATATATTCATGCATCGTTTTTTTATATACATGAATTGTTACAAATATTTTAAATTTGAGAAAAAAATTTATATAAGTATTAAAAGTTGAATTATGAAAAAATATTCTAGATATGCTATTTATTATGCACCTCCAAAAGAGAGTAGTCTAGAAGAATTTGGTAGATATTGGTTCGGTTGGGATCCACTTAATGCAAAGTTAATAAATAACAAACATAGAATTAATTATCTAAACAGATTTGGAATTAAAAACTTAATAAACATAGATAAAAATGTTTTAATTCCAAAGAAATATGGGTTTCACGGTACACTTATTCCTCCTTTTAAACTAAACAAAAATTATAGTACCACTACATTATTTAAAAAAACTGAGGAAATAGCAAAAAAATTCAAAAAATTTAAGTTTTATAAATTTAAATTAAAAAAAATAAATAATTTTTATGCTTTTGTTCAAAATAAAAAAAATAATAACATTAATAAGTTATCCAATAGACTTGTTAGAGAATTATTTAAATTTAAGTCACCTCTTACAAAAAAAGAAATTGATAGAAGAAATCCCTCTAAACTAAGTAAATTACAATTAAATATTTTATATAAATGGGGATACCCCTATATAATGTCAGAATTTAATTTCCATATGACCCTTGCATCAGAGGTCACAGGAAACAAATTGTACTTTGAGTTAAAAAAAATTGAAAAAAACAAAGAAATCATTTTAAATGAAATAAATAATTTTGATAAAATATATATATTTGGTGAAAACCAGAAAGGAATGTTTGAGAATTTAGAAAATTTTTCACTTAGCTAAAATTATTTTTTTTAATTTATTTGCACCGATAGATATTGATTTATTATTATTTATAGTAATTATATTTTTCGGAAGTAAATTAATTTTTCTTTTTATCCTTTTATTAATTGTTTTTTTGTCTTCTCTAGCTCGATTTACAAGTCTCTTTTTAATAATTGTTGATGGGGCGGTAATATTAATTATTTTAACGTTATTAACTTTTTTTTTTACTTTAAAAAGTACTTTTCTTGATCCATTAAAAATTACTGTTTTACCTTGCTCTATTTTTTTTATTTCTTTAAATGGAATACCGTATGAAAAACCATGAGCATTCCAGTAAACGAAGAAATGTTTTTTTGAAATCTTATCTTCAAAATTTTTAATCGATATACTGTAATGATCTTCATTTTTAATATCTTTTTTCCTAGTAATGTATCTCTTAACCAAAATAGAATTAGGAATTTTTTTAATTACTTTTTTTAACAATGTATCTTTTCCTGATCCTGATGGTCCGACTACTACAATAAGCTGACCGTTATTTTGCATTTGATATTTTTGTAATATCTATTTCCCTAGCATTTAAATATTTACGTGAATATTTATCATGAAAAATGCCAATTATTGAAGATCCTTTATCTTTTTTTTCATTAATCAAATTCAAAACAATATCTTTGTTAACACTATCTAAACTAGCTGTTGGTTCATCTAGTAATAAACATGGATAATTCCTAATCAGTCCCCTAGCTACATTAACTCTTTGTTGTTCTCCTCCTGAAAAAGTAAGTGGCGATAAATTCCATAAGTTTTTATCTATATTAAGTTTTATTAAAATTTTTTCAGCTTTTTCACGAACTTCATCTTGATCTGAATTTATTTCTAATAAGGGCTCCATAACAATTTCAATCGTAGGAACACGAGGTATCACTCTTAGAAATTGACTAACATATCCTATTGTATTTTTTCTAAGTTCAATAATATTTCTAGGATATTTATGATCTATGTTGTGATTATTAATTTTAATTTCTCCTGATTGAAAAACATAGTTTCCATAAATCATTTTTAAAATACTAGACTTTCCAACACCTGATGGTCCTGTCAACGCTACAATTTCTCCAGGATTAATTTTCAAATTCAAATTTTTAAAAACTGATATTTTTGTTTTGCCTTGATTATGAAGTGTAAATTTTTTTGTTATTTTATTAAGTTCTATCATTTTAAACCTGAAGTACTGAGCTGACTAATAACTGAGTGTAAGAATGTTGTGGATCATCTAATACTTGATCACACAATCCAGACTCAACAGCCTCACCATTTTTCATTACAATAATTTTATCAGCTAACAATCTAATAACTGCAAGATCGTGAGAAACAATTACAACTGATAAATTTAATTCTCTAACTAATTTTCTTAACAAATCTAAAATTTTGGCTTGAACAGAAACATCAAGACCTCCTGTTGGTTCATCCATGAAAATTATTTTTGGACTCGTAACTAAGTTTTTTGCTATTTGTAATCTTTGCAACATTCCACCTGAAAATGTTCTTGGAAAATCATCTACCCTACTTTTATCGATTTCCACTTTATCTAACCATTTAAAAATAGTTTGCCTAATATTTCCATAATTTCTTTGTCCGATGGACATTAATCTTTCACTAATATTTCCACCAGCACTTACATCCAATCTTAAACCATCTCTAGGATTTTGATGAACAAAAGCTAGTTCGGTTCTTATTAATAATCTTTTCAATGACTCTGATATTTCTAAGAAATTAATAATTTCATTATTTGTATTAATTAGGATTTTTCCACTATCTGGAATAAGATTGCCTGATATTGAGTTTATAAAAGTTGTTTTTCCTGACCCAGACTCCCCTACCACTCCAACGACTTCACCCGGATACAATGTCATATTCATATTTTTACAACCAACTTGATCCCCATAATATTTATTTAAATTTTGAACAGATAAAATTGGTTCCATTTACTTATCTTTCATTCTTTGATTACAGTAATTTGTATCTGAACATATGAAAGATCTATTACCATCATCGTCTGTAATTATTTCATCTAAAAAACTATCATTTGATCCACAAATAGAACATTTATGTGGTGCTTTTGAAGGATCAAATGGATAATCTTCAAAATCAAGACTTGTAACCTGTGTGTAAGGTGGAATTGCGTAAATTCTTTGTTCTCTACCGGCACCAAACAATTGTATAGCAGGATTGTTATTCATCTTTGGATTATCAAATTTTGGTATAGGTGATGGATCCATTATGTATCTGTCATTTGTTTTCACTGGATACGCATATGCGGTTTCTATATGACCATTTTTAGTAATGTCTTCATATAACTTTACATGCATAATTCCATATTCTGATAGTGCATGCATTTTTTTAGTCTCTTGATATCTTGGTTCTAAAAAAGCTAGTGGCTCTGGAATTGGAACTTGATAAACAAGTATTTGTTTTTCCTTTAATTGATTCTCTGGTATTCTATGTCTTGTTTGTATTATTGAAGCATCTTCAGTTGTTTCAGTAGTCTCAATATTTGCAGTTTTTTTAAAAAAATTTCTTATTGAAACTGCATTAGTAGTGTCATCTGCTCCCTGATCAATAACTTTAAGGACATCGTCTGTTGTTAAACAAGATGAAGTTACTTGCACACCGCCTGTACCCCATCCGTAGGGCATTGGCATTTCTCTGGATGAAAATGGGACTTGATAACCTGGTATACAAAGAGCTTTGATTAAAGCTCTTCTTATCATTCTTTTTGTATTTTCATCTAAATAAGCAAAATTATAAATTTCATCTTGATCTGAAACTTTAGCTTTTTTATTTTTAAATTTAAGTATGTTGTTCATTTTTTTTATATTCTTCTCTAATTTTTCTTACTAGATCCAATTCCGCCTGAAAATCTACATAATGAGGTAATTTGATATGTTCTAAAAAACCAGTAGCTTGAATATTATCACAATGAGATATAATAAATTCTTCATCTTGAGCAGCAACGCCTAAATATTCCTCTCCAAATTCTTTCCATCTCATTGATCTATCAACCAAAGCCATAGAAATTGCTTTTCTCTCTAATTGACCAAAAACTAATCCATATCCACGGGTAAATTGAGCAGGTATTTTTTTACTACCTTTAAATTGGTTTACTGACTCACACTCAGTAAACATGACATCAGCAATATTTATTTCTATCCCTAGTTCAGGAATTTCAAATTTAACTTCAACATAACCAGTTCTTAATTCACCAACAAATGCATGGTTTCTAGCATACCCTCTCTGTGTTGAATAAGCTAAACCAAGAAGAAAACCTTCATCTCCTCTCGAAAGAGATTGCAGTCGTTCAGATCTTGTTAAAGGAAAATTAATTGGATTTCTTGTAATATCTTTAGATGTTTTGCCACTAGGTATTTCTTTCTGAATTAATCCTTCTTTATTTAAAAAGCTTAAAACATGAGGGATTTCTTTGTCATCATATTTTTCAATCTTAGCTTTATCATACTCACCATCAGCAAGAAGTTTAAAGTCAAGTAAACGGTGTGTGTAATCAAATGTTGGACCTAATTTTTGTTTACCCGGTATATCTTTAAATGTTGCAGATATTCTTCTAAGACATAACATTTTGCCAGTTTCGATAGGTTTGCTAGAACCAATTCTAGGTAAAGTAGTTCTATAGGCTCTAATTAGAAAAATTGCTTCAATCAAGTCACCTCTAGACTGTTTGATTGCTAAAGCCGACAAGTCTTTATCATACAAAGATCCCTCAGACATAACTCTGTCGACACTTAATGTTAGTTGTTCACTAATTTGTTTAATATTTAATTCTGCTATATTTACATCACCTCTTCTTATTTCAGATAACCAGGAATGTGCGTTATTTATTGCCTTTTCTCCTCCTTTTACTGATACATACATTTTATAGCTCTCCTATTTTTAATGATCTTGGTATTGAATAAAATTTTTCATCATCAACAAAATAAAAATCAAGCCCTAAAGGAAATTGCTGGTTATTTTTTTTTATAATCTCTTTATCGGGTAAAAATATACTTTTAGAACTTTTAATACCAGGACCAGTAATTTTGGCATTTGGTTTTTTAAATTGAGACTGACAAATTATAGTGCAGGATTGATCAGGATTTTGCTCGTCACCAATTTTAAAATCTTCAAATGGAATGAGATCATTCCAAAAACCAATTGCAAAATTTGCATTTTTTTTATCAGTTATGTTTGCACCTGTATTAAATTTAATCCATTCTATAGTTTCTGGATTGTTAACATCACCACTTAAAAAAATATTTGAATAACTATCACAAAAAGTTTTTATAATTGAACAACTAGCTGAAAACATATTCGAAGGGGGATCTGTATTATTTAACGTCTCAATTGAACCAGGATATGAGGTTGCAAACAAAATACTTCTAAAATAATCAGCACTCGTTTGAGAATTATTTTTTTTAAAAACAACTTCCATAAATTATTTATCCTCACCTCTTACCAAGGTAAAAAAATCAACTTTAGTAGCTTCTGTTTTAGATAATATTTCGTTTCTTTTATTATTTTTGTATTTAACTAATTTATCCAGTATATTTTTTTTTATAATTTCTTTTTTTTCAGTTTGCATTAACGCATCACACAAAGCTGCAATTTTAGATTTATATTTATTTCTACCTTGAACATAACCATGACCTTGAATTTTTTTATCTAAATTAACTGAACATCTAGTTATAGTTACCTCTCCAACATTAAAATTATCACCTGTGGCTCCTGCTTTTCCTTGAACCATTACACTACCAATCTCAGGTTCTCTTAACCAATTATATTTTATTTTCATATTTAAATTATCCCAAAGCAAAATGAGATAATCTTCATCAGCGGTTGCTAAATAACTTAACCATTGTTTTCTTGATTCATTTAACATAATACTATACAACTAGACAAGTAACAAAATTGGAAAATATTTCAATAGATTATTTATTAAAATTTTATGACATCAAAGGATTTGCTTTGGAAAGAAATATACAATTCAATTAAAAGAGAAATTGTTTTAAATAAGTACAAAATTAATAAAAAATTAGATTCCGAGGGTGAGTATGCAAAACAGTTCAATGTTAATAGACACACTATAAGAAGAGCTTTTAAAGAACTTAAAAATGATAATTTAATATATTCAAAAAGAGGTTTAGGTGTTTTTGTAAAAACATCAAAAATTAATTATTCAATAAGCAAAAATGTTCGTTTTACTGAAAATATTCTTGAAGAGAACAAATCAGTGCGAATTGAAATCAAAAGTTTTGATATTGCAGAATGTAATCTATTTGAGAAAAAAGAATTGAATTTAAATAAAAAAGAAAAAGTCACTAGAATAAATAGTATAGGATATATAAATAATTCTCCTTCTGTAATAACATTTAGATCAATACCCCATGATAGATTTCCAAAATTTATTAATCATTTTGTTAAAAAACAGTCTGTAACTAAAGCCTTTAATTTATTAAATGTTAAAAAAATAATAAGATCTAAAACGTTAATAAGCGCTGAAATTTCAGACAAAATAAAATCAAATCTTTTAAATATTGATGTTGGAAAACCTTTAATAAAAACGACATCTATTAATGTTGACTTTAATAAAACCCCAATAGAGCTAAGTGAAAGTTATTTTGATGGGTCTAAAATTCAGATACTTGTTAAAGTTTAGAGTAATAAATACTGTATTTTCTACCTGTAGTTTATTTTTAACAATAATTAAACAAAACTTATAAATTTTATTAATAAAGTTTTAACATTTCCTAAAGAATTGAGGTGCATAAAATTGCATGCTTATAAGTAATGTAAATAAATATTTTGGCAATAACCATGCCGTAAAAAATGTCTCATTTAAGGTTAATAAACCACAAATGATAGGAATTATTGGAAGATCAGGTGCAGGTAAATCTACTCTTCTAAGAATCATTAATCGACTAACAGATGCAACAGATGGAAAAATAGAAGTCGATGGTCAAAATATATTAGAACTTAAAAGCAAAGAAAAAAGATCTTGGCAGAGAAATTGTGCAATGATTTTTCAACAATTTAACTTAGTGCCAAGACTTGATGTATTAACAAATG is part of the Candidatus Pelagibacter sp. HTCC7211 genome and harbors:
- a CDS encoding alpha-D-ribose 1-methylphosphonate 5-triphosphate diphosphatase, whose amino-acid sequence is MHEYILNNAMIIKKDEIIHGHIRIKNNKIVDISSGLSNNKNSIDCEKDYISPGLVELHTDNLERHMTPRPKVSFPVENAILSHDRELASVGITTVFDALRVGSIEKTGKYKKYAKNCSDIISSFKKDNILKIDHKIHLRAETCSENLIDELDEYNETHDVKLISIMDHTPGQRQFRVIDKYKEYLSIKHGMTENEMEIHFEHLINLQKKNSKKHIDRILEFKSSYDCILASHDDTTENDVHNSNKYGVKLAEFPTTLEAAKTSKNYNIKVMMGSPNLLRGGSHSGNISAKELLENDCLDILSSDYIPSSLIISVIKWGLEIDNLPKAFAAASYAPSIAINLNDRGLIDNNKRADLVRFKIYQNLPVVKNVWSNGIQVS
- a CDS encoding DUF1045 domain-containing protein, which translates into the protein MKKYSRYAIYYAPPKESSLEEFGRYWFGWDPLNAKLINNKHRINYLNRFGIKNLINIDKNVLIPKKYGFHGTLIPPFKLNKNYSTTTLFKKTEEIAKKFKKFKFYKFKLKKINNFYAFVQNKKNNNINKLSNRLVRELFKFKSPLTKKEIDRRNPSKLSKLQLNILYKWGYPYIMSEFNFHMTLASEVTGNKLYFELKKIEKNKEIILNEINNFDKIYIFGENQKGMFENLENFSLS
- the phnN gene encoding phosphonate metabolism protein/1,5-bisphosphokinase (PRPP-forming) PhnN, which translates into the protein MQNNGQLIVVVGPSGSGKDTLLKKVIKKIPNSILVKRYITRKKDIKNEDHYSISIKNFEDKISKKHFFVYWNAHGFSYGIPFKEIKKIEQGKTVIFNGSRKVLFKVKKKVNNVKIINITAPSTIIKKRLVNRAREDKKTINKRIKRKINLLPKNIITINNNKSISIGANKLKKIILAK
- the phnL gene encoding phosphonate C-P lyase system protein PhnL, which translates into the protein MIELNKITKKFTLHNQGKTKISVFKNLNLKINPGEIVALTGPSGVGKSSILKMIYGNYVFQSGEIKINNHNIDHKYPRNIIELRKNTIGYVSQFLRVIPRVPTIEIVMEPLLEINSDQDEVREKAEKILIKLNIDKNLWNLSPLTFSGGEQQRVNVARGLIRNYPCLLLDEPTASLDSVNKDIVLNLINEKKDKGSSIIGIFHDKYSRKYLNAREIDITKISNAK
- the phnK gene encoding phosphonate C-P lyase system protein PhnK, producing the protein MEPILSVQNLNKYYGDQVGCKNMNMTLYPGEVVGVVGESGSGKTTFINSISGNLIPDSGKILINTNNEIINFLEISESLKRLLIRTELAFVHQNPRDGLRLDVSAGGNISERLMSIGQRNYGNIRQTIFKWLDKVEIDKSRVDDFPRTFSGGMLQRLQIAKNLVTSPKIIFMDEPTGGLDVSVQAKILDLLRKLVRELNLSVVIVSHDLAVIRLLADKIIVMKNGEAVESGLCDQVLDDPQHSYTQLLVSSVLQV
- a CDS encoding alpha-D-ribose 1-methylphosphonate 5-phosphate C-P-lyase PhnJ gives rise to the protein MNNILKFKNKKAKVSDQDEIYNFAYLDENTKRMIRRALIKALCIPGYQVPFSSREMPMPYGWGTGGVQVTSSCLTTDDVLKVIDQGADDTTNAVSIRNFFKKTANIETTETTEDASIIQTRHRIPENQLKEKQILVYQVPIPEPLAFLEPRYQETKKMHALSEYGIMHVKLYEDITKNGHIETAYAYPVKTNDRYIMDPSPIPKFDNPKMNNNPAIQLFGAGREQRIYAIPPYTQVTSLDFEDYPFDPSKAPHKCSICGSNDSFLDEIITDDDGNRSFICSDTNYCNQRMKDK
- a CDS encoding carbon-phosphorus lyase complex subunit PhnI; translated protein: MYVSVKGGEKAINNAHSWLSEIRRGDVNIAELNIKQISEQLTLSVDRVMSEGSLYDKDLSALAIKQSRGDLIEAIFLIRAYRTTLPRIGSSKPIETGKMLCLRRISATFKDIPGKQKLGPTFDYTHRLLDFKLLADGEYDKAKIEKYDDKEIPHVLSFLNKEGLIQKEIPSGKTSKDITRNPINFPLTRSERLQSLSRGDEGFLLGLAYSTQRGYARNHAFVGELRTGYVEVKFEIPELGIEINIADVMFTECESVNQFKGSKKIPAQFTRGYGLVFGQLERKAISMALVDRSMRWKEFGEEYLGVAAQDEEFIISHCDNIQATGFLEHIKLPHYVDFQAELDLVRKIREEYKKNEQHT
- the phnH gene encoding phosphonate C-P lyase system protein PhnH gives rise to the protein MEVVFKKNNSQTSADYFRSILFATSYPGSIETLNNTDPPSNMFSASCSIIKTFCDSYSNIFLSGDVNNPETIEWIKFNTGANITDKKNANFAIGFWNDLIPFEDFKIGDEQNPDQSCTIICQSQFKKPNAKITGPGIKSSKSIFLPDKEIIKKNNQQFPLGLDFYFVDDEKFYSIPRSLKIGEL
- the phnG gene encoding phosphonate C-P lyase system protein PhnG, which encodes MLNESRKQWLSYLATADEDYLILLWDNLNMKIKYNWLREPEIGSVMVQGKAGATGDNFNVGEVTITRCSVNLDKKIQGHGYVQGRNKYKSKIAALCDALMQTEKKEIIKKNILDKLVKYKNNKRNEILSKTEATKVDFFTLVRGEDK
- a CDS encoding GntR family transcriptional regulator; translated protein: MTSKDLLWKEIYNSIKREIVLNKYKINKKLDSEGEYAKQFNVNRHTIRRAFKELKNDNLIYSKRGLGVFVKTSKINYSISKNVRFTENILEENKSVRIEIKSFDIAECNLFEKKELNLNKKEKVTRINSIGYINNSPSVITFRSIPHDRFPKFINHFVKKQSVTKAFNLLNVKKIIRSKTLISAEISDKIKSNLLNIDVGKPLIKTTSINVDFNKTPIELSESYFDGSKIQILVKV